One Rosa chinensis cultivar Old Blush chromosome 3, RchiOBHm-V2, whole genome shotgun sequence DNA window includes the following coding sequences:
- the LOC112193580 gene encoding metal tolerance protein 4: MEGGLKTKLLQSEGEKPNQNELLRDRNSVTALRCDFFSNLPDKVRSGFDPEAPFHLNLSKTTGLIEGEKEYYEKQFATLRSFEEVDSLESPNVIDAEQDRTEQAQHERAMKISNLANTLLLALKIYATVKSGSLAIAASTLDSLLDIMAGGILWFTHLSMKNINIYEYPIGKLRVQPVGIVIFAAVMATLGFQVLVQALKQLIEDTPSEKMTSEKLIWLYAIMLIATGVKLVLWWYCRSSGNTIVRAYAKDHYFDVVTNVVGLVAAVLGDEFYWWIDPVGAIVLALYTISNWSGTVLENAVSLVGQSAPPEVLQKLTYLILRHHSLIRRVDTVRAYTFGVLYFVEVDIELPEDLPLKEAHAIGESLQIKIEELPEVERAFVHLDYECDHKPEHSVLSRLPNSHP; this comes from the exons ATGGAGGGAGGTTTGAAAACAAAACTGTTGCAAAGTGAAGGTGAAAAGCCCAACCAAAATGAGTTACTGCGAGACCGGAACTCAGTTACTGCTCTCAGATGTGATTTCTTCTCCAACTTACCTGACAAAGTCCGGTCTGGCTTTGATCCTGAGGCCCCTTTTCATCTAAACCTCTCTAAAACTACTGGCTTGATAGAAG GGGAGAAGGAATACTATGAGAAACAATTTGCCACCTTAAGGTCTTTTGAGGAAGTTGACTCTCTAGAGTCACCCAATGTGATTGATGCTGAGCAAGATCGAACAGAACAAGCCCAACATGAGAGAGCAATGAAAATTTCTAATTTGGCAAACACCCTTCTGCTTGCTTTAAAG ATATATGCTACAGTGAAGAGTGGATCCTTAGCTATTGCAGCTTCAACTCTAGATTCTTTGCTAGATATTATGGCTGGTGGTATACTTTGGTTCACACACTTGTCTATGAAAAACATAAATATCTACGAGTATCCTATTGGAAAGTTGAGAGTGCAACCAGTAGGCATTGTCATATTTGCAGCTGTCATGGCTACTCTTG GCTTTCAAGTTCTTGTCCAGGCCTTAAAACAACTTATCGAAGACACACCCTCCGAAAAGATGACTTCAGAAAAGTTGATCTGGTTGTATGCAATCATGCTGATAGCTACTGGCGTCAAACTTGTTCTTTGGTGGTACTGTAGAAGCTCGGGAAACACAATCGTCCGTGCCTATGCCAAG GATCATTACTTTGATGTGGTCACAAATGTGGTTGGCTTGGTTGCTGCTGTTCTTGGAGATGAATTCTATTGGTGGATAGATCCAGTTGGTGCTATCGTCCTCGCATTGTATACAATTTCTAATTGGTCCGGAACTGTCCTAGAAAAtgcag TCTCTTTGGTTGGACAATCAGCTCCTCCTGAAGTCTTGCAGAAACTCACATATCTCATCCTAAGGCACCACAGTTTAATCAGACGTGTCGACACAGTCAGGGCCTACACCTTTGGGGTTCTCTATTTTGTTGAG GTTGACATTGAACTGCCCGAAGATTTGCCATTGAAAGAAGCACATGCAATTGGAGAATCATTGCAAATAAAGATCGAAGAGCTCCCTGAAGTCGAGCGGGCATTTGTTCATCTGGATTATGAATGTGATCACAAGCCAGAGCACTCTGTTCTAAGTAGGCTCCCCAACAGCCATCCTTGA